One Nocardia iowensis DNA window includes the following coding sequences:
- a CDS encoding CSLREA domain-containing protein: MKISSISMIGVVVLAAVSGVPAHAAADTGSAGSPPEVFAVTTTADGAAANPFEGRCRTTTGECTLRAAVQAANVRPGSTIRVPEGRYVLTIPPNFWNTNGPFIDPATGDLDVTADTTIEGAGQDRTVIDAGHRDRVVLTTAHVSISGLTITGGRATEHEIPLFETGGGGIANSGKLVLDHVTVTGNAADYGGGIFNIPVADMKVTDSIITANAAGEAGGVRCDNTCTFTRTAITDNHVVNPRTKWYRIGGFAGRGGGLDIRGVGEVVLIDTVVMRNSADEGGGGINIAPAYLDTLPYQFTDVFNPGMGHLILRGSTIAQNTAGLGEQNCKKVFAVILSTGGNLSNDHSCDLTAAGDEVRPDAGIR, translated from the coding sequence ATGAAAATCTCGTCGATTTCGATGATCGGTGTCGTAGTTCTCGCTGCGGTGAGCGGGGTGCCTGCCCACGCGGCCGCCGACACGGGCTCGGCCGGGTCGCCGCCGGAAGTTTTCGCCGTGACGACGACCGCCGACGGTGCGGCAGCGAATCCGTTCGAGGGCCGATGCCGCACCACGACCGGCGAGTGCACGCTGCGCGCGGCGGTGCAGGCCGCGAATGTCCGGCCCGGCAGCACCATTCGGGTGCCCGAAGGACGGTACGTACTGACCATCCCACCGAACTTCTGGAATACCAACGGGCCCTTCATCGATCCGGCCACCGGCGACCTCGACGTCACCGCCGACACCACCATCGAAGGCGCGGGCCAGGACCGCACCGTCATCGATGCCGGACACCGCGACCGGGTGGTGCTGACCACGGCCCATGTCTCGATCTCCGGCCTGACCATCACCGGCGGCCGCGCGACCGAACACGAGATCCCGCTGTTCGAGACCGGCGGCGGTGGCATCGCCAACTCGGGCAAGCTGGTCCTCGACCACGTGACGGTCACCGGCAACGCCGCCGACTACGGCGGCGGCATCTTCAACATTCCGGTCGCGGACATGAAGGTGACCGACAGCATCATCACCGCCAACGCGGCGGGCGAAGCCGGGGGCGTGCGCTGCGACAACACCTGCACCTTCACCCGCACGGCCATCACCGACAACCACGTCGTCAATCCGCGCACCAAGTGGTACCGGATCGGCGGATTCGCGGGCCGCGGCGGCGGGCTCGATATCCGCGGGGTCGGCGAGGTGGTCCTCATCGACACCGTCGTCATGCGCAACAGCGCCGATGAGGGCGGCGGTGGCATCAATATCGCGCCCGCCTATCTCGACACACTGCCGTATCAGTTCACCGATGTCTTCAATCCCGGTATGGGACACCTGATCCTGCGCGGTTCGACCATCGCGCAGAACACCGCGGGCCTGGGTGAACAGAACTGCAAGAAGGTGTTCGCCGTCATCCTCTCCACCGGCGGCAATCTCAGCAACGACCACTCCTGCGATCTGACCGCGGCGGGCGACGAGGTCCGCCCCGACGCGGGCATCCGCTGA